A genomic stretch from Planktothrix tepida PCC 9214 includes:
- a CDS encoding reverse transcriptase N-terminal domain-containing protein: protein MKTSITKTTTAWNTINWAKVQRVVFKLQKRIYQASLSGQNAKAR, encoded by the coding sequence GTGAAAACGAGTATAACCAAGACTACGACTGCATGGAATACTATCAATTGGGCGAAAGTTCAACGGGTAGTATTTAAGCTGCAAAAGAGAATTTACCAGGCATCATTATCGGGACAAAATGCAAAAGCTCGGAA